Proteins encoded by one window of Rutidosis leptorrhynchoides isolate AG116_Rl617_1_P2 chromosome 7, CSIRO_AGI_Rlap_v1, whole genome shotgun sequence:
- the LOC139859687 gene encoding uncharacterized protein, whose translation MSETQKYHPALAISNIKNIIPITLDIKNGQYNSWSQLFKIHCRAYDVLDHILPTVTTSDASSTTTNNTDADPLWSRVDAIVLQWLYVTISNELRSTILEDDQTAAQAWTRIQSVFQDNKNTLALYLQRQFTNIKLDDFLDVSSYCQEIKTIADKLNNVGDKVTEPRMVLQLITGLNDDYDVVGTYFTQMSDLPSFYKARSKLVLEETRKQKQVITNSTSTESAMLTTTNQTKQPASTESVQSNNRGPSNFRYGNSRGCGRGSNNYRGRSNRGRGRANYGSNPIWNHYPPYSYQHSPLAQ comes from the coding sequence ATGTCTGAAACACAAAAGTATCACCCTGCTCTTGCAATCTCGAACATCAAAAACATCATTCCTATCACTCTTGACATCAAAAACGGCCAATACAACTCTTGGTCACAACTATTTAAAATCCATTGTCGGGCGTATGATGTATTAGATCATATCCTGCCTACGGTTACCACCTCCGATGCTTCTTCCACCACAACCAACAACACTGATGCAGATCCGTTATGGTCTCGTGTAGATGCAATTGTATTGCAATGGCTCTACGTAACTATCTCCAACGAGTTAAGAAGCACCATTCTTGAAGATGATCAAACCGCTGCTCAAGCGTGGACACGGATTCAAAGTGTGTTTCAGGACAATAAAAACACACTTGCGTTGTACTTACAACGTCAATTCACCAACATCAAGCTTGATGATTTTCTGGATGTTTCATCCTACTGCCAGGAAATCAAAACCATCGCTGACAAACTAAACAACGTTGGTGACAAGGTCACCGAACCTCGTATGGTCCTACAATTGATTACGGGACTGAACGATGACTACGATGTTGTGGGCACATATTTCACTCAGATGTCTGATTTGCCTTCCTTCTATAAAGCTCGATCTAAATTGGTGCTGGAAGAGACTCGTAAACAGAAGCAGGTTATCACAAACTCCACATCCACTGAATCGGCCATGTTAACCACAACAAACCAGACTAAGCAGCCTGCCTCAACCGAATCTGTTCAGTCCAATAATCGAGGTCCATCTAACTTTCGATATGGCAATTCCAGGGGATGTGGTCGTGGCTCAAACAACTATAGGGGCCGTAGCAATAGAGGTCGTGGTCGGGCTAATTATGGTTCAAATCCTATATGGAATCACTACCCACCATACAGTTATCAACATTCACCTTTGGCCCAATGA